One Pyrofollis japonicus DNA window includes the following coding sequences:
- a CDS encoding lipoate--protein ligase family protein has translation MGILRVFVAEWPRNQFFNLGFEEAFYRVFSGEGGVLRFWRNDRVVVIGRHQCAALEVNPDALRDMGVKLVRRFTGGGAVYHDLGNINYALVVKQGVAGARTVVDLFHLVGEAVADALSSLGANNAYYRALNDVEIDGRKVSGLAGTSAPGKLFVHGALLVSSDLAILGRVLRISKEKLSDKRFVGSRVKRVITLEEAVGRKLEPREVYSAIADALAEKLGLEKEWGEASREELREALRLYREKYSRPAWNLKYLGFVKDSLSGDEAEALMWAAQPDPEQEKVAEEVKEVLGGR, from the coding sequence ATGGGCATACTCCGGGTTTTTGTAGCTGAGTGGCCTCGTAACCAGTTCTTCAACCTCGGCTTCGAGGAGGCCTTTTACCGGGTCTTTAGCGGAGAAGGCGGCGTGCTACGCTTCTGGAGGAACGACCGGGTTGTCGTGATTGGTCGGCACCAGTGCGCCGCCCTAGAGGTGAACCCGGATGCTCTCCGCGACATGGGTGTGAAGCTGGTACGCCGCTTTACTGGCGGCGGCGCCGTCTACCATGATCTTGGTAACATAAACTACGCGCTCGTCGTCAAACAAGGCGTGGCGGGGGCGAGAACGGTTGTTGACCTTTTCCACTTGGTCGGAGAGGCCGTTGCTGATGCGCTTAGCTCTCTTGGCGCCAACAATGCCTACTACCGTGCACTCAACGACGTCGAGATTGATGGGAGAAAGGTCTCTGGGCTAGCTGGCACCAGTGCTCCCGGCAAGCTCTTCGTCCATGGTGCTCTCCTGGTCTCAAGCGACTTGGCTATACTCGGCCGGGTGCTGAGGATCTCGAAGGAGAAGCTCTCGGACAAGCGCTTCGTCGGTAGCAGGGTTAAGAGGGTTATCACGCTCGAGGAGGCCGTGGGGAGGAAGTTGGAGCCCCGCGAGGTATACTCTGCGATAGCAGATGCGCTCGCCGAGAAGCTTGGCCTGGAGAAGGAGTGGGGCGAAGCATCACGGGAGGAACTGAGAGAGGCTTTGAGGCTCTATCGCGAGAAATACTCTAGGCCTGCTTGGAACCTCAAGTACCTTGGTTTCGTGAAGGATTCGCTTAGCGGGGACGAGGCAGAAGCACTCATGTGGGCTGCTCAGCCCGATCCGGAGCAGGAGAAGGTTGCAGAGGAGGTTAAGGAAGTGCTGGGAGGGAGGTGA
- a CDS encoding MFS transporter, whose product MKRRELAVLLAVFVAVASASAGAGLARLALARYLRYDLGTSVLVASSLTSWFMVFRAVSSLVTGVIVDAWPSASRLFLPLPLALIALIVYTESLVTDPFTALVLNGLWGLLGGMVWPLAQTTTSLLARSWSNTAMSIYFAMGFLGVTLGQALYGFLPFSNAGVLRVSVLFFLVAAGFMVVAASYAPAAIRSGRERRRGKKLRETVMGETVMLLLVVAFVAGFASGLLREFLYIYLGEVYGLSRRGLASVLAVAGVASFAAGLGIGPLADRVGVSRALVLILLTGAVGGVLLASPELLAAFTGIVLMNMATRGSLPLTRNAVLLGASASLVALSNTLNNAGQVISPIIAGYLYEHTACETTPLIHLYCKGSPYLLSSALMILVVIIYAVLRRKRS is encoded by the coding sequence GTGAAGCGCCGCGAGCTAGCAGTGTTATTAGCCGTGTTTGTGGCCGTTGCTAGTGCTAGTGCCGGTGCTGGTTTAGCGAGGCTTGCGTTGGCGAGGTATCTGCGCTACGACCTGGGTACATCGGTGCTCGTCGCGTCCAGCCTTACCAGCTGGTTCATGGTGTTTAGGGCTGTTTCGTCCCTCGTTACCGGCGTCATTGTTGATGCTTGGCCGTCGGCTTCTCGGCTGTTTCTCCCCCTCCCCCTCGCACTGATAGCGCTAATAGTGTATACTGAGTCCCTTGTAACAGACCCCTTTACTGCCCTCGTGCTCAACGGGTTGTGGGGCCTTCTTGGAGGAATGGTTTGGCCTCTTGCCCAGACCACGACCTCGCTTCTCGCGCGCAGCTGGAGCAATACAGCTATGAGCATCTACTTCGCAATGGGGTTTCTAGGGGTAACGCTTGGCCAAGCCCTCTATGGCTTCCTCCCGTTCTCTAATGCAGGTGTTTTGCGCGTCTCGGTGCTATTCTTCCTCGTCGCGGCTGGATTCATGGTGGTTGCTGCAAGCTATGCTCCTGCAGCAATTAGGTCTGGGAGAGAGAGGCGTCGAGGCAAAAAGCTGCGTGAAACCGTTATGGGGGAGACCGTTATGCTGCTCCTCGTCGTGGCCTTTGTAGCAGGTTTTGCCTCGGGTCTTCTGAGAGAGTTCCTCTACATCTACCTCGGCGAGGTATACGGGCTTAGTCGCCGCGGGCTGGCCTCCGTACTCGCAGTCGCAGGTGTTGCATCATTCGCAGCAGGGCTCGGCATCGGGCCGCTCGCCGACCGGGTCGGTGTAAGCAGAGCACTCGTACTCATACTGCTCACTGGAGCTGTTGGTGGCGTCTTGCTTGCATCGCCGGAGCTACTAGCAGCATTCACGGGAATAGTATTGATGAACATGGCTACTCGCGGAAGCCTACCATTGACGCGTAACGCTGTACTGCTCGGAGCTTCTGCATCCCTCGTAGCGCTCTCGAATACCTTGAACAATGCGGGGCAAGTAATTTCACCCATAATTGCGGGCTATCTCTACGAGCACACGGCGTGTGAGACTACGCCACTGATACACCTGTACTGCAAGGGCTCACCATACCTACTCTCATCAGCATTAATGATACTCGTCGTCATAATCTATGCTGTTCTTCGCCGCAAAAGGAGTTAA
- a CDS encoding polymer-forming cytoskeletal protein, whose product MSELKVGGSVKLRGPISFRVLDVAGSLSIEGDVEVEEDFKVSGSGKVKGRLKAKSIRAAGSLDVEGEVVAEEIDFSGSMKASAIKTGSLSVSGSLKSGVIEAREVEIHGSVKGDIKAVSVIIGKKSKVRGTIVADRVVVERKAEVERIIAREVVIEKDAEADYVEAEKAIVKRGAYVGELRYVKEYVAEEGAEVDRVTRIERLSAEAP is encoded by the coding sequence GTGAGCGAGCTGAAGGTTGGTGGAAGCGTCAAGCTCCGCGGCCCTATATCGTTCCGAGTCCTCGACGTAGCGGGCTCGCTTAGCATTGAGGGCGACGTAGAGGTAGAGGAGGATTTCAAAGTATCGGGCTCGGGGAAGGTGAAGGGCAGGCTGAAGGCTAAGAGTATTCGTGCGGCTGGCAGCCTCGACGTGGAAGGCGAAGTTGTTGCGGAGGAGATAGACTTCTCCGGCTCAATGAAGGCCTCAGCGATAAAGACTGGCTCGCTCAGTGTCTCCGGCTCGCTGAAGAGCGGCGTGATAGAGGCGAGAGAAGTAGAGATCCATGGAAGCGTTAAGGGTGATATAAAGGCGGTAAGCGTCATCATAGGGAAGAAGTCGAAGGTTCGTGGAACAATAGTTGCTGATAGGGTTGTTGTTGAGAGGAAGGCTGAAGTTGAGAGAATCATTGCCAGAGAGGTTGTCATCGAGAAAGACGCTGAGGCTGATTACGTTGAGGCCGAGAAGGCTATTGTTAAGCGGGGAGCCTATGTAGGAGAACTGCGCTACGTCAAGGAATACGTTGCGGAGGAGGGCGCCGAGGTAGATCGTGTAACTAGGATAGAGCGCCTCTCGGCTGAAGCCCCCTAG
- a CDS encoding alpha/beta fold hydrolase has product MPRIVRISTEKTTCEALIEESRDSKGLLLLHGYSFRYTVWSEPSITSFLAERGWGYAAPDMPYGKSTSCTKKTQSLETNLEVAEKALAEARIERFIAVGASMGARYALALAARRPGQVLGIVLVGPALGRSADELLAEAAEKLRGRPVLVVRGTGDTVATKEAVERVVKALSATYVEIPRAGHVAHRDSPEEFKKVLSEYLNSIQL; this is encoded by the coding sequence GTGCCGCGCATAGTTAGGATAAGCACCGAGAAGACCACGTGCGAAGCACTGATCGAGGAAAGCCGGGACAGTAAAGGCCTGCTCCTACTACACGGTTACAGCTTCCGCTACACGGTTTGGTCCGAGCCAAGCATAACCAGCTTTCTGGCCGAGAGGGGATGGGGCTACGCTGCGCCCGACATGCCGTACGGGAAGTCAACGAGCTGCACCAAGAAAACGCAGAGCCTTGAAACAAACCTCGAGGTAGCGGAAAAGGCGTTGGCCGAGGCACGGATAGAGCGCTTCATAGCAGTCGGGGCAAGCATGGGTGCGCGCTACGCCTTAGCGCTAGCAGCACGAAGACCAGGCCAAGTACTAGGAATAGTACTTGTCGGCCCAGCACTCGGCCGCAGCGCCGACGAGCTGTTGGCAGAGGCCGCTGAAAAGCTACGAGGAAGACCAGTACTCGTAGTCAGAGGCACCGGAGACACTGTCGCGACAAAAGAAGCGGTAGAGAGAGTTGTGAAAGCCCTTTCCGCGACATACGTAGAGATACCTAGGGCCGGGCACGTGGCTCACAGGGATAGCCCAGAAGAATTCAAGAAAGTGCTCAGCGAATACCTCAATAGCATACAGCTCTGA
- a CDS encoding AAA family ATPase has translation MIVLVAGMPGSGKSIVSSIAKEMGIPVFVMGDVVREEAARRGLEPTPSNLNMVAKKLREEYGPTVVAERTAEKIRRTNNSVVLVDGVRSLDEVNVFRRYGEVIIVAVHASPRTRFERIRRRGRPGDPKTWEDFVARDLTELGFGLGNVIALADHMLVNEEKSIEEFRTEAKKLLDKLLS, from the coding sequence ATCATAGTCCTTGTAGCCGGTATGCCTGGAAGCGGGAAGTCAATAGTATCTAGCATCGCCAAGGAGATGGGAATACCCGTTTTCGTTATGGGTGACGTAGTCCGCGAAGAAGCGGCGAGAAGGGGGCTTGAACCCACACCCAGCAATCTCAACATGGTTGCCAAGAAGCTTAGGGAAGAATACGGCCCCACGGTTGTCGCTGAGAGGACCGCGGAGAAAATAAGGAGAACTAATAATAGCGTCGTGCTCGTGGACGGTGTGAGGAGCCTAGACGAGGTAAACGTGTTCCGCCGCTACGGCGAAGTAATCATAGTCGCTGTACACGCGTCTCCACGGACACGGTTCGAGAGGATAAGGAGGCGGGGACGACCCGGCGACCCCAAGACCTGGGAGGACTTTGTCGCACGCGACCTAACGGAGCTCGGCTTCGGGCTCGGAAACGTCATAGCTCTTGCGGACCACATGCTCGTCAACGAGGAAAAAAGCATAGAGGAGTTTAGGACTGAGGCAAAAAAGCTCTTAGACAAGCTACTAAGCTAG
- a CDS encoding RNA-binding domain-containing protein, protein MARVRVEAEVRPTEDVERVKKAILNVFMPDIIHVEDLGGGYQLVVAESYSLRGLVKLHEKLRMERILDAARSYMLRGIDRGLLVFKLNKQAAFVGRVSLVDLDAEAPLGPIVFTIEHSDPRAVVDWLAPPTKMGRPIYENPMPED, encoded by the coding sequence ATGGCTCGTGTAAGGGTTGAGGCAGAGGTACGCCCCACAGAGGACGTTGAGAGGGTTAAGAAGGCCATACTGAACGTCTTCATGCCAGACATTATCCACGTGGAGGACTTGGGAGGAGGCTATCAGCTGGTAGTGGCTGAGTCCTATAGTCTTAGAGGCCTCGTCAAGCTCCACGAAAAGCTGCGAATGGAGCGCATACTCGACGCTGCCCGTAGCTACATGCTGAGAGGCATAGACAGGGGGCTGCTAGTGTTTAAGCTGAACAAGCAGGCAGCTTTCGTCGGCAGGGTCAGCCTAGTAGACCTTGACGCCGAGGCTCCTCTAGGCCCAATTGTGTTCACGATAGAGCACAGCGACCCCAGAGCCGTGGTTGACTGGCTAGCGCCTCCAACCAAGATGGGTAGGCCTATCTACGAGAACCCCATGCCAGAGGACTAG
- a CDS encoding winged helix-turn-helix domain-containing protein, with the protein MKRCRHDIVADILRALASLTPKNVNRLALEANLSHRRARILLETMALRGLVQKDEEGRYVITSRGFEWLRLYELLVEMYDPPALS; encoded by the coding sequence GTGAAGAGGTGCCGCCACGACATTGTAGCAGATATTCTCCGAGCCCTTGCCTCACTGACACCGAAAAACGTTAACCGCTTGGCACTGGAGGCAAATCTTTCTCATCGAAGGGCCCGAATACTGCTCGAAACCATGGCCTTGAGGGGGCTAGTGCAGAAAGACGAAGAGGGCAGGTACGTGATAACAAGCAGGGGGTTTGAGTGGCTACGCCTCTATGAGCTACTAGTAGAGATGTATGATCCGCCTGCACTCTCCTGA
- a CDS encoding archease, with protein MAEVTENILEELRKVIAETPCPGWAHAPHPADVIIVAKGRTIEEAFEQAAIGVYEVITDTSKVEPLEERSIEDEGEDLEQLLYRWIEDLLFYTDSEGLVFSKFKVEPIEKAADEQGNLILRLRAKAWGEKLTPGKHPTRTVVKAMTYAMMEIVKENGCWRVQFVVDI; from the coding sequence ATGGCCGAGGTCACGGAGAATATTCTTGAGGAGCTTCGGAAAGTTATAGCCGAGACACCGTGTCCGGGCTGGGCTCATGCCCCGCACCCTGCCGACGTGATAATAGTTGCTAAGGGCAGGACTATAGAGGAGGCCTTTGAGCAGGCAGCAATAGGGGTCTACGAGGTAATAACTGACACGTCTAAGGTTGAGCCCCTTGAGGAGAGAAGCATAGAGGATGAGGGCGAGGATCTCGAGCAGCTACTCTATCGCTGGATAGAGGATCTCTTGTTCTATACTGATAGCGAGGGCCTCGTCTTCTCAAAGTTCAAGGTGGAGCCCATAGAGAAGGCCGCCGATGAGCAAGGAAACCTGATCCTCAGGCTCAGGGCAAAGGCCTGGGGCGAGAAACTGACACCCGGCAAGCACCCAACCAGGACAGTGGTAAAGGCGATGACGTACGCGATGATGGAGATAGTGAAGGAGAACGGGTGCTGGAGGGTACAATTCGTGGTAGATATCTAG
- a CDS encoding molybdenum cofactor biosynthesis protein MoaE — protein sequence MPHLRVLRFTGLDISEEEADTAASRVSEIATELGLGEDYAIACSGKILDPQDEVPSNTACYALVPKPGVLVARVIMPEENMSLDKLVKAMALRATVLGGGAVVGFTGFVKGYVNGNRVDKLVYDAYRELADRKLYELAAKYADVPGVIDVAVLHYIGERRPGDYTIHILVSARSRHEAFHTAALLLEEVKHKAPIFKLEERSDGTYWVLGDGVRVKKMES from the coding sequence ATGCCCCACCTGCGCGTGCTCCGCTTCACCGGCCTGGATATCAGCGAAGAGGAAGCGGATACAGCTGCTTCGAGGGTCTCGGAGATCGCTACCGAGCTGGGACTAGGAGAGGACTACGCCATCGCTTGTAGCGGCAAGATTCTCGACCCCCAAGACGAGGTGCCCTCCAATACGGCTTGCTACGCCCTTGTGCCCAAGCCGGGCGTCCTCGTCGCCAGAGTCATTATGCCGGAGGAAAACATGTCCCTTGACAAGCTTGTAAAGGCGATGGCGCTCCGCGCAACTGTTCTCGGAGGCGGCGCAGTAGTAGGATTCACGGGGTTCGTCAAGGGCTATGTCAACGGAAACCGCGTAGACAAGCTAGTCTACGACGCATACCGGGAGCTTGCGGATCGAAAGCTCTACGAGCTGGCAGCAAAATATGCCGACGTCCCAGGCGTGATAGACGTGGCCGTACTACACTACATTGGGGAAAGAAGGCCCGGAGACTACACAATCCATATCCTCGTATCAGCTAGGAGCAGGCATGAAGCATTCCACACAGCAGCCCTACTCCTAGAAGAGGTTAAGCACAAGGCACCGATATTCAAGCTCGAGGAGAGAAGCGACGGAACATACTGGGTTCTAGGCGACGGTGTCCGAGTTAAAAAGATGGAGTCGTAG
- a CDS encoding BMP family ABC transporter substrate-binding protein encodes MTSRREFLKLLGTGIVGLAVGAGIGYAAKKGGGVRTVTKTVGGGGAAPTTTVTKTVQASGRKIKALWVYVGPIGDYGWTHAHDAGRRAAEKALKGLVETKYLEKVSGGEAYERIKAALEAERFDAVFATSFDFLDAVRRLAKEYPDIMFYHCSGPWEMFKDLPNVATYFAEFYQLYYLNGIAAGAVTKTCKVGYVPAFLIPEVVRHINAFALGAVHGAKLMGKCGSGEKLEIYVSAPLREWFNPSKAREYAAALINQYNVDVLAFTEDSTAVLETAAEYGAYSFSHYSNMLEYFTKGKGASSPNAKRVVEHHLTGQVADWAPIYTYLLSKLVAGSAEKEDVWARIGDFTPIKWRRPPERSTAGRHEGAVYLAPLNTSVIPAKAMDEIKRLYEDMKELLFEPFTGPIRGYTIDPATGKKIGDVEVKVPEGQRWGRNELWGCSTRCWDKCFTEQQPKTCNTMNWFYEKIITLGS; translated from the coding sequence TTGACTTCTAGGAGAGAGTTCCTCAAGCTCCTCGGCACTGGTATTGTAGGCTTAGCTGTCGGGGCCGGAATCGGCTATGCTGCTAAGAAGGGTGGCGGTGTACGCACCGTCACCAAGACTGTTGGCGGCGGGGGCGCTGCCCCTACGACAACGGTTACTAAGACCGTGCAGGCTAGCGGTAGGAAGATTAAGGCTCTCTGGGTCTACGTGGGCCCCATAGGCGATTATGGCTGGACTCACGCCCATGACGCCGGTAGGCGCGCGGCCGAGAAGGCTCTGAAGGGCCTCGTCGAGACCAAGTACTTGGAGAAAGTGTCGGGCGGCGAGGCCTATGAGAGAATAAAAGCCGCCTTGGAGGCAGAGCGCTTCGACGCAGTCTTTGCCACGAGCTTCGACTTTCTCGACGCTGTTAGGAGGCTGGCCAAGGAGTACCCTGACATAATGTTCTATCACTGCAGCGGGCCCTGGGAAATGTTCAAAGACTTGCCCAACGTCGCGACATACTTCGCAGAGTTCTACCAGCTATACTATCTCAACGGTATCGCCGCCGGCGCAGTAACCAAGACATGCAAGGTCGGCTACGTCCCAGCATTCCTCATACCAGAGGTAGTAAGGCACATCAATGCCTTCGCCCTCGGCGCAGTCCACGGAGCCAAGCTCATGGGCAAGTGCGGTAGCGGCGAAAAGCTCGAGATCTACGTCTCCGCACCCCTCAGGGAATGGTTCAACCCATCCAAGGCAAGAGAGTACGCAGCAGCCCTCATAAACCAGTACAACGTGGACGTGCTCGCATTCACCGAGGACTCCACAGCAGTGCTAGAAACAGCGGCAGAGTACGGCGCCTACAGCTTCAGCCACTACAGCAACATGCTCGAATACTTCACCAAGGGCAAGGGAGCCTCCTCGCCCAACGCGAAGAGAGTCGTAGAGCACCACTTGACTGGCCAAGTAGCCGACTGGGCACCTATCTACACCTATCTCCTATCAAAGCTCGTAGCCGGGTCAGCGGAGAAGGAAGACGTGTGGGCAAGGATAGGCGACTTCACCCCGATAAAGTGGAGGAGGCCACCAGAGCGCTCGACAGCGGGGAGACACGAGGGCGCAGTCTACCTAGCCCCGCTCAACACCAGCGTCATCCCTGCGAAGGCCATGGATGAGATAAAGAGGCTCTACGAGGATATGAAGGAGCTGCTCTTTGAGCCGTTCACTGGCCCGATAAGGGGCTACACAATAGACCCAGCGACCGGCAAGAAGATCGGAGACGTCGAGGTAAAGGTGCCAGAGGGCCAGAGATGGGGAAGAAACGAGCTATGGGGATGCAGCACAAGGTGCTGGGACAAGTGCTTCACCGAGCAACAGCCAAAGACATGCAACACGATGAACTGGTTCTACGAGAAAATAATAACCCTAGGCAGCTAA
- a CDS encoding SDH family Clp fold serine proteinase produces the protein MADGAAPTYGFGDVIWWLFWLLFLILMLEPVMSMRRLHAARLSLIREMERKYGWRVITMIHREERVSFFGIPIQRFINIEDSEAVLRAIRTTPPDKPIALILHTPGGLVLAASQIAMALKRHPGKKIVIVPHYAMSGGTLIALAADEILMDPNAVLGPLDPQLALGPQGPVVPAPSIVKVAKMKKDKAADTTLIVADVAEKAIMEMQETIVELLKDKMGEDKAKELAKILTEGRWTHDYPITVEKARELGLPVKTEVPPEVYELMELYPQAPGNRPGVEYIPQPLPTPSHRQHGGNTRGVAVIVRRFLG, from the coding sequence TTGGCAGACGGTGCTGCGCCGACGTATGGCTTCGGCGACGTGATATGGTGGCTATTCTGGCTGCTATTCCTAATACTGATGCTTGAACCCGTTATGAGTATGCGGAGACTGCACGCGGCAAGACTGTCCCTTATTAGGGAAATGGAGAGGAAGTACGGGTGGCGCGTAATAACGATGATTCACCGCGAGGAGCGAGTATCGTTCTTCGGTATACCGATACAGAGGTTCATAAACATTGAGGACTCCGAGGCAGTGCTCCGCGCGATAAGGACCACGCCTCCAGACAAGCCCATAGCACTGATACTCCACACGCCGGGAGGCCTCGTCCTAGCCGCTAGCCAGATAGCAATGGCTCTCAAGAGGCACCCCGGCAAGAAAATAGTAATTGTGCCCCACTACGCTATGAGCGGTGGCACACTCATAGCATTAGCGGCCGACGAGATACTGATGGATCCGAACGCGGTGCTTGGCCCGCTTGACCCCCAGCTAGCACTTGGGCCACAGGGCCCGGTGGTACCGGCGCCAAGCATAGTGAAGGTGGCCAAAATGAAGAAGGACAAGGCCGCCGACACAACGCTCATCGTTGCCGACGTCGCCGAGAAGGCCATCATGGAGATGCAGGAAACCATAGTAGAGCTGCTCAAGGACAAAATGGGCGAGGATAAGGCGAAGGAGCTCGCAAAGATACTGACAGAGGGCAGGTGGACACACGACTACCCGATAACCGTTGAGAAGGCGAGGGAGCTAGGCCTGCCAGTAAAGACCGAGGTACCGCCAGAGGTCTATGAGCTAATGGAGCTGTATCCACAAGCGCCAGGCAACCGGCCCGGAGTAGAATACATACCGCAGCCGCTGCCAACGCCAAGCCATAGGCAGCACGGCGGAAATACTCGCGGAGTAGCGGTGATCGTGAGACGATTCCTCGGCTAG